One Arvicanthis niloticus isolate mArvNil1 chromosome 3, mArvNil1.pat.X, whole genome shotgun sequence DNA segment encodes these proteins:
- the Il17d gene encoding interleukin-17D → MLGTLVWMLVVGFLLALAPGRAAGALRTGRRPARPRDCADRPEELLEQLYGRLAAGVLSAFHHTLQLGPREQARNASCPAGGRSTDRRFRPPTNLRSVSPWAYRISYDPARFPRYLPEAYCLCRGCLTGLYGEEDFRFRSTPVFSPAVVLRRTAACAGGRSVYAEHYITIPVGCTCVPEPDKSADSANSSMDKLLLGPADRLAGR, encoded by the exons ATGTTGGGGACACTG GTCTGGATGCTCGTGGTCGGCTTCCTGCTGGCACTGGCGCCGGGCCGCGCGGCGGGAGCGCTGAGGACCGGGAGACGCCCGGCGCGGCCGCGGGACTGCGCGGACCGGCCGGAGGAGCTCCTGGAGCAGCTGTACGGGCGGCTGGCGGCCGGCGTGCTCAGCGCCTTCCACCACACGCTGCAGCTCGGGCCGCGCGAGCAGGCGCGCAATGCCAGCTGCCCGGCCGGGGGCAGGTCCACCGACCGCCGCTTCCGGCCGCCCACCAACCTGCGCAGCGTGTCGCCCTGGGCGTACAG GATTTCCTACGACCCCGCTCGCTTTCCAAGGTACCTGCCCGAAGCCTACTGCCTGTGCCGAGGCTGCCTGACCGGGCTCTACGGTGAGGAGGACTTCCGCTTTCGCAGCACACCCGTCTTCTCTCCAGCCGTGGTGCTGCGGCGCACGGCGGCCTGCGCAGGCGGCCGCTCTGTGTACGCCGAACACTACATCACCATCCCAGTGGGCTGTACCTGCGTGCCCGAGCCGGACAAGTCCGCGGACAGTGCCAACTCCAGCATGGACAAGCTGCTGCTGGGGCCTGCTGATAGGCTGGCAGGGCGCTGA